From the genome of Danio rerio strain Tuebingen ecotype United States chromosome 2, GRCz12tu, whole genome shotgun sequence, one region includes:
- the ttpa gene encoding alpha-tocopherol transfer protein, protein MKSEEVDETEELNNLPVDSSRIAPYLSELKEKAEAELRIRDLDLSKTFLIRFLQARDFDVALALKLLINYHKWRQECPEITADLRPSSVIGLLQNNYHGVLRSRDDAGSRVLIYRIGKWNPKEFTAYEVFRVSLITSELIVQEWETQRNGLKAIFDLQDWCFAHALQINPSLAKKISSVLTDSFPLKVRGIHLINEPIFFRPVFAMIRPFLPDKIKQRIHMHGCSYARSLCNYFPKAVLPPVYGGTGPSVDEVCQEWTEYIMQSEDYLHRLSVDLGGEGGHASQS, encoded by the exons TGCACCATATTTGTCAGAGTTGAAAGAAAAAGCAGAGGCAGAATTGCGCATTCGAGACTTGGACTTGTCGAAAACTTTTTTGATACGGTTTTTGCAGGCGAGAGACTTTGATGTGGCGCTGGCGCTCAAG CTGTTGATTAACTATCATAAATGGAGACAAGAATGTCCAGAAATAACAGCCGATCTGCGTCCCTCATCCGTCATTGGACTTCTCCAAAACAACTACCATGGAGTTTTGAGATCGAGAGATGATGCTGGAAGTCGAGTTTTAATCTATCGGATTG gtaaatggaACCCCAAAGAGTTCACAGCCTATGAGGTTTTTCGTGTCAGCCTCATTACGTCAGAGCTGATAGTTCAAGAATGGGAGACGCAAAGAAATGGACTCAAAGCGATTTTTGATCTCCAAGATTGGTGTTTTGCTCATGCTCTGCAAATAAATCCTTCTTTGGCAAAAAAGATATCCTCTGTTCTTACG GATTCCTTTCCATTGAAAGTGCGTGGCATCCACTTGATAAACGAGCCAATTTTTTTCCGTCCTGTCTTTGCTATGATCCGACCATTTCTTCCAGACAAAATCAAACAACGG ATTCATATGCATGGCTGTTCATATGCCCGAAGTCTCTGCAATTACTTTCCAAAGGCAGTACTCCCTCCTGTGTATGGAGGAACTGGACCCAGCGTAGATGAAGTGTGTCAAGAGTGGACCGAGTACATCATGCAGTCTGAAGACTATCTGCACAGGCTCTCTGTTGACTTAGGTGGAGAAGGAGGACATGCTTCTCAGTCATAA